One part of the Entelurus aequoreus isolate RoL-2023_Sb linkage group LG05, RoL_Eaeq_v1.1, whole genome shotgun sequence genome encodes these proteins:
- the LOC133649913 gene encoding transcription initiation factor TFIID subunit 11-like isoform X3, with protein sequence MLLVLVHADMSTDDSTSEEVSTANQVTVADAAVPNYNHAEVEEDEDTAHLGLKEPKGLKELKGLKELKELKELKELKEPKELKELKELKGLKELKGLKELKEPKELKELKELKGLKELKELKEIKRVKEPKEHLSFLPTTPQVLQPANQSIASRAASPDKTLLRPPLKLLPKNRTSKRKTKVPRHRA encoded by the exons ATGTTGCTGGTGCTGGTGCACGCAGACATGAGCACGGACG ATTCCACGTCTGAAGAAGTTTCCACAG ccaatcaggtgacagtcgCTG ACGCTGCAGTTCCAAACTACAACCATGCTGAAGTGGAAGAAG ATGAGGAcactgcacacctgggactgaaggAACCGAAGGGACTGAAGGAACTGAAGGGACTGAAGGAACTGAAGGAACTGAAGGAACTGAAAGAACTGAAGGAACCGAAGGAACTGAAAGAACTGAAAGAACTGAAGGGACTGAAGGAACTGAAGGGACTGAAAGAACTGAAGGAACCGAAGGAACTGAAAGAACTGAAAGAACTGAAGGGACTGAAGGAACTGAAGGAACTGAAGGAAATAAAGAGAGTGAAGGAACCAAAGGAACATCTGAGTTTCCTTCCAACCACACCTCAAGTCCTCCAGCCCGCCAATCAGAGCATCGCTTCTAGGGCAGCCAGTCCTGACAAGACCCTCCTCCGTCCTCCACTCAAACTTCTGCCCAAGAACCGAAcgtccaaaaggaaaaccaaagtCCCGCGCCATCGGGCgtga
- the LOC133649913 gene encoding uncharacterized protein LOC133649913 isoform X1 has protein sequence MHTRKLLVPVAMLLVLVHADMSTDDSTSEEVSTANQVTVADAAVPNYNHAEVEEDEDTAHLGLKEPKGLKELKGLKELKELKELKELKEPKELKELKELKGLKELKGLKELKEPKELKELKELKGLKELKELKEIKRVKEPKEHLSFLPTTPQVLQPANQSIASRAASPDKTLLRPPLKLLPKNRTSKRKTKVPRHRA, from the exons ATGCACACCAG AAAGCTGCTGGTGCCAGTGGCCATGTTGCTGGTGCTGGTGCACGCAGACATGAGCACGGACG ATTCCACGTCTGAAGAAGTTTCCACAG ccaatcaggtgacagtcgCTG ACGCTGCAGTTCCAAACTACAACCATGCTGAAGTGGAAGAAG ATGAGGAcactgcacacctgggactgaaggAACCGAAGGGACTGAAGGAACTGAAGGGACTGAAGGAACTGAAGGAACTGAAGGAACTGAAAGAACTGAAGGAACCGAAGGAACTGAAAGAACTGAAAGAACTGAAGGGACTGAAGGAACTGAAGGGACTGAAAGAACTGAAGGAACCGAAGGAACTGAAAGAACTGAAAGAACTGAAGGGACTGAAGGAACTGAAGGAACTGAAGGAAATAAAGAGAGTGAAGGAACCAAAGGAACATCTGAGTTTCCTTCCAACCACACCTCAAGTCCTCCAGCCCGCCAATCAGAGCATCGCTTCTAGGGCAGCCAGTCCTGACAAGACCCTCCTCCGTCCTCCACTCAAACTTCTGCCCAAGAACCGAAcgtccaaaaggaaaaccaaagtCCCGCGCCATCGGGCgtga
- the LOC133649913 gene encoding transcription initiation factor TFIID subunit 11-like isoform X2, with protein sequence MHTRKLLVPVAMLLVLVHADMSTDDSTSEEVSTDAAVPNYNHAEVEEDEDTAHLGLKEPKGLKELKGLKELKELKELKELKEPKELKELKELKGLKELKGLKELKEPKELKELKELKGLKELKELKEIKRVKEPKEHLSFLPTTPQVLQPANQSIASRAASPDKTLLRPPLKLLPKNRTSKRKTKVPRHRA encoded by the exons ATGCACACCAG AAAGCTGCTGGTGCCAGTGGCCATGTTGCTGGTGCTGGTGCACGCAGACATGAGCACGGACG ATTCCACGTCTGAAGAAGTTTCCACAG ACGCTGCAGTTCCAAACTACAACCATGCTGAAGTGGAAGAAG ATGAGGAcactgcacacctgggactgaaggAACCGAAGGGACTGAAGGAACTGAAGGGACTGAAGGAACTGAAGGAACTGAAGGAACTGAAAGAACTGAAGGAACCGAAGGAACTGAAAGAACTGAAAGAACTGAAGGGACTGAAGGAACTGAAGGGACTGAAAGAACTGAAGGAACCGAAGGAACTGAAAGAACTGAAAGAACTGAAGGGACTGAAGGAACTGAAGGAACTGAAGGAAATAAAGAGAGTGAAGGAACCAAAGGAACATCTGAGTTTCCTTCCAACCACACCTCAAGTCCTCCAGCCCGCCAATCAGAGCATCGCTTCTAGGGCAGCCAGTCCTGACAAGACCCTCCTCCGTCCTCCACTCAAACTTCTGCCCAAGAACCGAAcgtccaaaaggaaaaccaaagtCCCGCGCCATCGGGCgtga